Proteins from a single region of Desulfobacterales bacterium:
- a CDS encoding hydrogenase iron-sulfur subunit produces MKKYLMENLQQNSTEEQKIRIIGFLCNWCSYGGADTAGVCRFKQPTDLRIIRIPCTGRMDPMFAIKALINGADGVLVSGCHPNDCHYSVGNFYARRRMEALKRFLPFVGIDTQRFHYTWVSASEGQVWQQVVTEFTEKIHQLGPNPGFHINPDIQQPLSLAL; encoded by the coding sequence ATGAAAAAATATCTTATGGAAAATCTGCAACAAAATTCGACTGAAGAACAAAAAATCCGGATTATCGGCTTTTTATGCAACTGGTGCTCGTACGGCGGAGCCGATACCGCCGGTGTTTGCCGGTTCAAGCAACCTACCGACCTGAGGATTATCAGAATTCCCTGCACAGGACGCATGGATCCGATGTTTGCCATCAAAGCCCTGATCAACGGGGCCGACGGCGTGCTGGTATCCGGATGCCACCCCAACGACTGCCATTATTCCGTGGGCAATTTTTACGCCCGCCGGCGCATGGAAGCGCTCAAGCGGTTTTTGCCCTTTGTCGGCATCGATACACAGCGCTTTCACTATACCTGGGTATCGGCATCAGAAGGTCAGGTGTGGCAGCAGGTGGTAACCGAATTTACCGAAAAAATTCACCAGCTGGGCCCGAATCCCGGATTCCATATAAACCCGGACATTCAGCAGCCCCTGTCACTTGCCTTATAG